In a genomic window of Diabrotica undecimpunctata isolate CICGRU chromosome 2, icDiaUnde3, whole genome shotgun sequence:
- the LOC140433610 gene encoding uncharacterized protein, with protein MMLSTVDVARILTLLQDGKRQVYIFETLDISRTIVRRAFHCFIETGSYSRRPGSGGRKVISQRDDHFIVIELSRNRHSTAIAARNRLQEVRDRLEDASMKED; from the coding sequence ATGATGTTATCTACAGTAGATGTTGCTCGAATTCTTACATTGCTACAAGACGGAAAAAGACAAGTTTATATATTCGAAACTTTAGATATTTCGAGAACTATAGTAAGAAGAGCTTTCCATTGCTTTATAGAGACTGGTTCATACTCACGTCGACCTGGTTCTGGTGGTAGAAAAGTTATCTCGCAAAGAGATGATCATTTTATTGTGATAGAACTTTCAAGAAATCGCCATTCCACTGCAATTGCTGCAAGAAACCGTCTGCAGGAGGTTCGAGACCGGTTAGAAGACGCCTCAATGAAAGAGGACTAA